TGGGTCAATGTAGCAGCGGTGGAGGACGCCGTCGCCACCGTGAAGGAGTTGGACGGGTTGTTCGGCGGCGAGGTGACCGACCGGGCGGCGCGCAACTCGCGCCTAAAGGCACACAATGCCACGGCGTATCTGCAGAACGTGCACACGTCCAACGCGCTCAAGGCGGCGCTCGGGTGACGGTGGGCTACTTCGGCATCTCCGCAGTCGGCACGTTCCGGAACAGAGGTGACTGCGACTTCGCGGACCTCTCGCTCGTCCCGGATGAGGCAAAGGCGATGCGCGAGGCTCTTACTGGGCTCGGCCTCAGGGAGTTGTCTCGGGTGCCGGGTCGCGAGCTGACCCACGACGAACTCTACGCCGAAGTCGTCAAGCTGCGGGCCGAGCCGGGCGAGGGCTGCAGCTTGGTGCTGTACTGCACGGGTCATGGCCATGCGGACGATGACGCGGGGTGGTTGCTTGTGCCGCCGGAGACCGATGCGCAACCTATCGACGATTGGATGACGCCGGCTAGGCTGCTCCGGCCCCTGCTCCGGCGCAACGTCAGCCAAGTGCTGCTCATCCTGGACGCATGCTACTCCGGGGACGGCGCTCGCGAGGCGCTGACCAGGGCGCTGACGTCGACAGTCAACTTGGGGTCAGCCACTGACCTGTGGGTGGTTGCTGCGGCACGCCGGTTGGACGAGGCACAGCAGATGACGTTTGTCCCGGCGTTTGTCGACGCCATGAACCGGCAGGCCGCACAGTCGTTGACCGACCCCTTCCTAGATCCGTCGAGGGTGACCGACCTGACCGCTGAACTCCTGAAGAAACAGCATGCCGAACAGGTGCCCTGGGTCGCTGCGGGCTATCAGGCGGGCGGATGCCGAGCCCTTCCCAACCCACTGTTCATGCCGCCCGATCCTCCAACCGGCCGGTTTGCACGGCAGTGGAGCGCGCCGGCCCGGGGCGTGGCCGAAGCATCCCAACCCGGATGGTACTTCGCCGGGCGCGATGACATCCTTCGCGACCTGGCGAACCACCTCCAAGGCGACGGCTCACCGCAACCCGTACTCCTCCGCGGTGGTCCGGGCACCGGCAAGACGGCGATCCTAGGCCGGCTCCTGATGGCGGCGACGGACGAGGCGCGGCAAGCATTGCCGCCAGTGGCCCGCCACGGAGTGCTGCCGACGGGGGACGTCCCGATTACCGCGCTTTCCGTCGACGGGCTCGACGCGGAGTCTGCGGCCGAGGATCTGGCCGACGCCCTGGGCCTGCCGGTCCGGGACCTCGCCGGGTCGGTCGCCGCCCTCACACGGAGGACCGAGCCACTCGCGCTGCTGATCGACGACGTGGACCGCGCCGCCGACCCGAACGGCATCATCGAGCAGTTCCTGCGGCGACTCGCTGCCGTGCCGTGCGTCCGGCTCGTCGCCGCCGTGCGCGGTGAGTCGATCGACGGGTTCCGGCAGATCGAGCTGCCAGAAGCGGGCCCGGCCATTGAGTCGTACGTCCGGATCCGGCTAACGTACGCTCTCGGGTCGTCCGCCCGCTCGGCGTCCGCGCAGCTCGCTGACGCCTGCCAGGGCAACTTCTCCGCAGCCGTCGTTGCCGTCGACGCGCTGCTGCGCTCCGGCTCCGCCATGAAGCCGGTGCAGGACGCGCTGACGGAGGGCCTGCGTGCGGCGCACCGGCGGCTGGGCGCGCTGTGCCGGAATGCGATGACCGGCTGGGCAGCGGATCCGCACGAGCTCGTGACCTGCCTCTCCGCGGCGTGTTCGTATTCCACGGGCGGCCGTCTGCCAGCGGATCTCTGGGCCGCCATGGCGTGTCGGCTGACCGGGCGCAACTACGACCCGCGCGAGATAAGCATGTGCGCCAAGGCGGCGGGTGCCTTCCTGGAAGGCACGGTGCGGTGGCGCCCGCGTTTCGAGTACGTGGGTCAGGACGACGAACGGGTCCGGATCGCCGAGGTGCTGATCGACGAGGCACGCCAGCTCTACGGTCCGCAGTGGACCAATTGTCCCGAGGAGGTGATGGCAATCCTGCTCGGCGCCGCCACCGACACAGATGGCCGGTTCGTGTCGTTGCTGGATGAGGCGCCGCTCCTGCTCGCAGCGCCACCGCCGCTGGTCACCCGGGCATTGGGGAACGTCCGGAAGCGAGCCGACGGGCGCCACCGCATCGCCGCCTGGGCCGGCGTACCCGTGCGCGGCCAGCCGCAGGATCGCGCGCTTCTGCTCGGCCTGCTGGGGGCTCGTAACGGTCTACCACAGCTTGCCGAGGGCACTCAGGTCGTCTGGGCGAACCAGGTCACGTCGCCGGAGCGCCCCTCCCTGCTGACCCGCCTGGCTGTGGCGAACGGCATCCTCGTGACCGCCCATGACGATGCCTCAGTGCGCTGGTGGGACAGCCGGCGTGGAGCCGAACTGCGAGCGTGGCCGCCGCCGCGTACCCGGTGGACGGACGCGGCCATCACCGGCCTCGCCGCCACCGGTCCGCTGACCATCGCGGTGACCGGCGACCACCAAGCCTTCTGCTGGGATACCACGGATGCCCAGGCGCCGCGGGCACTGCCCGGA
Above is a window of Micromonospora rifamycinica DNA encoding:
- a CDS encoding ATP-binding protein, which encodes MTVGYFGISAVGTFRNRGDCDFADLSLVPDEAKAMREALTGLGLRELSRVPGRELTHDELYAEVVKLRAEPGEGCSLVLYCTGHGHADDDAGWLLVPPETDAQPIDDWMTPARLLRPLLRRNVSQVLLILDACYSGDGAREALTRALTSTVNLGSATDLWVVAAARRLDEAQQMTFVPAFVDAMNRQAAQSLTDPFLDPSRVTDLTAELLKKQHAEQVPWVAAGYQAGGCRALPNPLFMPPDPPTGRFARQWSAPARGVAEASQPGWYFAGRDDILRDLANHLQGDGSPQPVLLRGGPGTGKTAILGRLLMAATDEARQALPPVARHGVLPTGDVPITALSVDGLDAESAAEDLADALGLPVRDLAGSVAALTRRTEPLALLIDDVDRAADPNGIIEQFLRRLAAVPCVRLVAAVRGESIDGFRQIELPEAGPAIESYVRIRLTYALGSSARSASAQLADACQGNFSAAVVAVDALLRSGSAMKPVQDALTEGLRAAHRRLGALCRNAMTGWAADPHELVTCLSAACSYSTGGRLPADLWAAMACRLTGRNYDPREISMCAKAAGAFLEGTVRWRPRFEYVGQDDERVRIAEVLIDEARQLYGPQWTNCPEEVMAILLGAATDTDGRFVSLLDEAPLLLAAPPPLVTRALGNVRKRADGRHRIAAWAGVPVRGQPQDRALLLGLLGARNGLPQLAEGTQVVWANQVTSPERPSLLTRLAVANGILVTAHDDASVRWWDSRRGAELRAWPPPRTRWTDAAITGLAATGPLTIAVTGDHQAFCWDTTDAQAPRALPGPATLTAAHAAGVIALVHGSTITLLDGTSGVERRRHSVSDEVLLADFAGSADRPVLWLVDRVGRVWQWDLRADGRQPSPVSLCPLPLELACSREDDTTVVVDVRGELTLPTRAGPVGRPGTAGGELRSAAVTAKWLVLGGGSDRRSGWLEMHPLTNRGPATRWPVDGTVIGLGVVRDLVVVATSGGLAVLRLPAGVTEGRR